One window of Jannaschia sp. CCS1 genomic DNA carries:
- a CDS encoding peptidylprolyl isomerase, which yields MAKSAAKKVSNVFVWILMGLLFVALAGFGIGSFSGGASQVGSVGDVEITADDYFRALNNEINAQSADERRAVPFAEIRARGIDAQILAGLTARAALSHEAGAMGISVGDAEVAAQIAQVQAFQNTSGNFDRNTYEFVLQQQGATPREFEEDTREDVARALLQTAVIGGLTPNEIFAETITAYQSETRDFTRLEVREGDLTVPIAEPTDAELAAYYDEFPERFTRPEARRITYAWIIPSAIMDDVEIDEDALRELYDDRIDEYVQPERRLLERLVFNSDAEVDAALAAIEAEETDFDTLVADRDLTLEDVDLGEIAADDLSDAAAAIIFADEDSELLGPVPSPLGPALFRVNAVLQSSEVPFEEARDDLSAELAQEGARRQIDDMREGIDDLLASGATLEELSDGTVMTLGTLDYTPASEEGIAAYDNFRDAAVSVQDSDFPELLELSDGGLFALRLDEVVPPTLPPLDEIEAEVAEAWQATALRDAVAERASQLVAQLAQGATLEDLGDTAEERLIRRQDLLPDLPATTVAQVFQLEGTGDVVMIPGADAAHIVRLDTINSGVRDAPDTSVILSIMNQSIAQSMAVDIFEAYGQALQANAGITTNQGVINAVHASFP from the coding sequence ATGGCGAAATCTGCCGCGAAAAAAGTCTCCAACGTCTTTGTCTGGATCCTGATGGGCCTGTTATTCGTCGCACTCGCGGGCTTCGGCATCGGCTCTTTCAGCGGCGGCGCGAGCCAGGTCGGCTCCGTCGGTGATGTGGAGATCACGGCGGATGACTACTTTCGCGCGCTCAACAACGAGATCAACGCCCAAAGCGCCGATGAACGCCGCGCCGTCCCATTTGCCGAAATCCGCGCGCGCGGGATCGACGCACAGATCCTTGCAGGCCTGACCGCACGCGCCGCATTGAGCCATGAGGCCGGCGCCATGGGCATCTCCGTGGGCGATGCGGAGGTCGCGGCCCAGATTGCGCAGGTCCAGGCCTTCCAGAACACGTCCGGCAATTTTGACCGCAACACGTATGAATTTGTCCTTCAACAACAGGGCGCTACCCCGCGGGAGTTTGAAGAAGACACGCGCGAAGATGTGGCGCGCGCGCTGTTGCAGACCGCCGTCATCGGCGGCCTTACCCCCAATGAGATCTTTGCCGAAACTATCACCGCTTACCAATCCGAGACCCGCGATTTCACCCGGCTGGAAGTGCGCGAAGGCGATCTGACCGTCCCTATCGCGGAGCCCACGGACGCGGAGCTTGCCGCCTATTACGACGAATTCCCCGAGCGGTTCACCCGCCCCGAAGCGCGCCGCATCACCTACGCCTGGATCATCCCGTCGGCGATCATGGACGACGTGGAGATTGATGAGGACGCCCTGCGGGAGCTGTATGATGACCGCATCGACGAATATGTTCAGCCCGAGCGGCGGCTTCTGGAACGGCTGGTGTTCAACTCTGACGCAGAGGTCGACGCGGCCCTTGCAGCGATTGAGGCAGAGGAGACGGATTTCGACACGCTTGTCGCGGACCGCGACCTGACCCTTGAGGATGTGGATCTGGGCGAAATTGCCGCCGATGATCTGAGCGATGCCGCCGCCGCCATCATTTTCGCCGATGAGGATAGCGAGCTTCTGGGGCCCGTCCCCTCCCCCCTCGGCCCCGCGCTCTTCCGGGTGAACGCGGTCCTGCAATCGTCGGAAGTGCCGTTCGAGGAGGCCCGCGATGACCTGAGCGCGGAACTGGCGCAGGAAGGCGCACGCCGTCAGATCGATGACATGCGTGAAGGGATTGACGATCTGCTGGCCTCCGGCGCGACGTTGGAAGAGCTGAGCGATGGCACCGTCATGACCCTGGGAACACTGGATTATACGCCTGCCTCCGAGGAGGGCATCGCCGCCTACGACAATTTCCGCGATGCGGCTGTGTCGGTGCAGGACAGTGATTTCCCTGAACTGCTGGAGCTGAGCGATGGGGGCCTTTTTGCCCTGCGCCTGGACGAGGTCGTACCGCCGACCCTGCCGCCGCTGGACGAGATCGAAGCCGAGGTGGCCGAGGCCTGGCAAGCAACAGCGTTGCGCGATGCGGTGGCCGAACGGGCCTCGCAACTGGTCGCGCAACTGGCGCAAGGGGCCACGCTGGAGGATCTGGGCGACACGGCCGAGGAACGCCTGATCCGCCGCCAGGACCTGCTGCCCGATCTGCCCGCCACCACCGTGGCCCAGGTGTTCCAGCTGGAGGGTACGGGCGATGTCGTGATGATCCCCGGGGCCGATGCCGCCCATATCGTGCGGCTCGATACGATCAACTCCGGCGTGCGCGATGCGCCTGACACGTCGGTGATCCTGTCGATCATGAACCAGAGCATCGCCCAATCCATGGCCGTCGATATCTTTGAGGCCTATGGTCAGGCGCTGCAGGCGAATGCGGGCATCACCACCAACCAAGGCGTGATCAACGCGGTTCACGCGTCGTTTCCTTAG
- a CDS encoding aromatic ring-hydroxylating oxygenase subunit alpha, which translates to MPDDHTRSLADVMAPIDRARGLPNSHYTDPDTIAAENAAVLHAGWAALAVGADVPEPGDAKPFEFLGQPLLLLRDDDGAVRVFFNICRHRGMILVDAPRKIEGAIRCPYHSWCYAKSGKLVATPHVGGPGQNAHPGIDRTTLGLAEVRSHIWRDVVFINLSGEAAPFEDVHADLLQRWAEFDQPMHHGGPDSTFTLDLATNWKLAVENYCESYHLPWVHPSLNTYSRLEDHYHIEAPGQFSGQGTYVYRQLTGEDGATFPDFDGLSAHWDAGAEYISVFPNVLMGVHRDHAYAIVLEPVAHNRTREHVHIYYPSADTDAGLRAKNARQWKDVFEEDIFVVEGMQKGRAADGFDGGRFSPAMDGPTHLFHAWVAAKLDAHGT; encoded by the coding sequence ATGCCAGACGACCACACCCGTTCGCTCGCCGATGTCATGGCCCCAATCGATCGCGCGCGCGGTCTGCCCAACAGCCATTACACAGATCCCGACACAATCGCGGCAGAGAATGCCGCTGTCCTGCACGCCGGATGGGCCGCACTGGCCGTGGGGGCCGATGTGCCGGAACCGGGGGATGCGAAACCGTTTGAGTTCCTGGGCCAACCGCTTCTGCTTCTGCGCGATGACGACGGCGCCGTCCGTGTCTTCTTCAACATCTGCCGCCATCGCGGCATGATCCTGGTGGATGCGCCACGCAAGATCGAAGGGGCGATCCGCTGCCCCTACCATTCCTGGTGCTATGCCAAATCCGGCAAACTCGTCGCCACGCCCCATGTGGGTGGACCGGGGCAGAACGCACACCCCGGGATTGACCGCACCACCCTTGGCCTGGCCGAGGTCCGCAGCCATATCTGGCGCGATGTGGTCTTCATTAACCTCTCAGGCGAGGCCGCCCCGTTTGAAGACGTCCACGCCGATCTTCTGCAAAGGTGGGCGGAGTTCGACCAACCCATGCACCATGGCGGGCCCGACAGCACCTTCACGCTGGATCTGGCGACGAACTGGAAGCTGGCGGTGGAGAATTACTGCGAAAGCTACCACCTGCCCTGGGTGCATCCGTCGCTCAACACCTACTCCCGGCTGGAGGATCACTATCATATCGAGGCACCGGGCCAATTCTCGGGCCAGGGCACCTATGTCTACCGCCAACTGACCGGAGAGGACGGCGCAACTTTCCCCGATTTCGACGGTCTCAGCGCCCATTGGGATGCGGGCGCAGAATACATCTCGGTCTTTCCCAACGTCCTGATGGGGGTTCACCGCGACCACGCCTATGCCATTGTGCTGGAGCCTGTGGCCCACAACCGCACCCGCGAACACGTCCACATATACTACCCCAGCGCCGACACCGACGCGGGCCTGCGCGCCAAGAATGCGCGGCAATGGAAGGATGTGTTCGAAGAAGACATCTTCGTGGTGGAAGGCATGCAGAAGGGCCGCGCGGCGGATGGCTTTGACGGGGGCCGGTTTTCACCCGCCATGGACGGGCCGACGCATCTGTTCCACGCCTGGGTCGCCGCGAAGCTGGACGCCCACGGGACCTGA
- a CDS encoding aminotransferase has product MTPLNPHMEQTFAPPVMEARRWIEGKSFPDARPLMNLSQAAPVDPPPDGLMQAMADAILSDPTVHLYGPVLGRDDLRAELAAQSSTIYGGQITLSQVAITAGCNQAFTAVMSTLAQAGDEVIVPTPFYFNHQMWLDMQGVRAVYLPTDDDLLPDPERAADLITDRTRAIVLVSPNNPSGVEYAPDLLAAFRDLARAHGLALVVDETYRDFHSAQGAPHGLFADPDWDDTFIHLYSFSKAYRLTGHRVGAIIASHARLAEVEKFLDTVAICPPQVGQIGALWGMRNLGDWLSQERLEILARRDAIRQGFAQLPDWQILGSGAYFAYVRHPSDVASDAVARRLVDDAHLLVLPGTMFGPDRAHGGTGQAETTLRIAFANADRAGLAELVARLQALAP; this is encoded by the coding sequence ATGACCCCGTTGAACCCCCATATGGAACAGACCTTCGCGCCCCCGGTCATGGAGGCGCGGCGCTGGATCGAGGGGAAATCCTTCCCGGACGCGCGCCCATTGATGAACCTCAGCCAGGCCGCGCCGGTCGATCCGCCACCTGACGGCCTGATGCAGGCTATGGCAGACGCGATCCTGTCGGATCCGACCGTCCATCTTTACGGCCCCGTCTTGGGGCGCGATGACCTGCGGGCGGAGTTGGCAGCGCAATCCTCCACCATCTACGGCGGGCAGATCACGCTGTCCCAGGTTGCGATCACGGCGGGCTGCAATCAGGCCTTCACCGCCGTGATGTCAACGCTGGCGCAAGCGGGGGATGAGGTGATCGTGCCCACGCCTTTCTACTTCAACCACCAAATGTGGCTCGACATGCAGGGCGTCCGCGCGGTCTATCTGCCCACCGACGACGACCTGCTGCCCGACCCGGAGCGCGCCGCAGACCTTATCACGGACCGCACGCGCGCCATTGTTCTGGTCAGCCCCAACAACCCCTCGGGCGTCGAATACGCGCCCGACCTGCTGGCGGCCTTCCGCGATCTGGCCCGCGCGCACGGGCTCGCGTTGGTCGTGGATGAGACCTACCGTGATTTTCATTCTGCGCAGGGCGCCCCCCATGGCCTGTTTGCAGATCCCGACTGGGACGACACCTTCATCCACCTCTATTCCTTCTCCAAGGCCTACCGCCTGACTGGGCACCGTGTGGGCGCGATCATCGCCTCCCACGCGCGCTTGGCGGAGGTTGAGAAATTCCTTGACACAGTCGCCATATGCCCGCCGCAAGTGGGCCAGATCGGCGCGCTTTGGGGCATGCGCAATCTGGGCGATTGGCTGTCTCAAGAGCGTCTGGAAATTCTGGCGCGGCGCGATGCGATCCGGCAGGGGTTTGCACAGTTGCCGGACTGGCAGATCCTCGGCAGCGGCGCGTATTTCGCCTATGTGCGCCATCCGTCTGACGTGGCCTCCGACGCCGTTGCCAGACGTCTGGTCGACGACGCCCACCTGCTGGTTCTGCCCGGCACGATGTTTGGCCCCGACCGCGCCCACGGCGGCACCGGCCAGGCCGAAACAACCCTGCGCATTGCCTTTGCCAATGCCGACCGTGCCGGTCTGGCCGAGCTGGTGGCCCGTCTGCAAGCCCTCGCGCCCTGA
- the trpE gene encoding anthranilate synthase component I yields MAQLSDFEAFRAGWERGENQLVHARLAADLDTPVSVMLKLTDAGRDAFILESVTGGEVRGRYSIIGMKPDLVWECRGDASRLNRAARYDRETFEPCEEAPLDAIRALLAESAIDMPDDLPAAAAGLFGYLGYDMIRLVEHLPNVNPDPLGLPDAVLLRPSVVAVLDGVKGEVTIVSPAWQSGGLSARAAYAQAAERVSDALRDLERAPSVAAREMGDAQPLGEPVSNFTHADYLKAVDTAKDYIRKGDIFQVVPSQRWTVDFPAPPFALYRALRRTNPSPFMFYFNFGGFQVVGASPEILVRVFDDEVTIRPIAGTRPRGATPDEDRALEADLMADQKELAEHLMLLDLGRNDTGKVSKIGTVRPTEEFIVERYSHVMHIVSNVVGELAEDQDALSAFMAGMPAGTVSGAPKVRAMEIIDELEPEKRGVYGGGVGYFSAGGDMDMCIALRTAVLKDEKLYIQAGGGVVYDSDPEAEFTETVNKSRAIRKAAEDASLFTRGNA; encoded by the coding sequence ATGGCACAGCTCTCTGATTTTGAGGCATTTCGCGCGGGCTGGGAGCGGGGGGAAAATCAACTTGTCCACGCGCGGCTGGCCGCCGATCTGGATACACCTGTCTCGGTCATGCTGAAGCTCACGGATGCAGGTCGCGATGCGTTTATCCTGGAATCTGTGACGGGCGGAGAGGTGCGCGGGCGCTATTCGATCATCGGCATGAAGCCCGATCTGGTCTGGGAATGCCGGGGGGATGCCTCGCGCCTGAACCGCGCCGCGCGCTATGACCGCGAAACGTTTGAGCCCTGCGAAGAGGCCCCGCTCGACGCCATCCGCGCGCTTCTGGCGGAATCCGCCATTGATATGCCGGATGATCTCCCCGCCGCCGCTGCCGGCCTTTTTGGCTATCTCGGCTACGACATGATCCGTCTGGTGGAGCATCTGCCAAACGTGAACCCGGACCCATTGGGCCTGCCCGATGCGGTGCTCCTGCGTCCGTCTGTCGTGGCGGTGCTGGATGGCGTGAAGGGCGAAGTCACCATCGTCTCGCCCGCCTGGCAATCGGGCGGTCTGTCGGCCCGCGCGGCCTATGCCCAGGCGGCGGAACGGGTCTCGGATGCGTTGCGCGATCTGGAGCGCGCGCCAAGTGTTGCGGCCCGCGAGATGGGCGATGCGCAGCCCCTTGGGGAGCCGGTGTCCAATTTCACCCACGCCGATTACCTGAAAGCCGTGGACACTGCCAAGGATTACATCCGCAAGGGCGACATCTTTCAGGTCGTGCCTTCTCAACGCTGGACGGTTGATTTTCCCGCCCCACCCTTCGCACTCTACCGCGCGCTGCGCCGGACCAACCCGTCACCCTTCATGTTCTACTTCAATTTCGGCGGCTTTCAGGTGGTGGGGGCCTCGCCCGAGATCCTTGTGCGCGTCTTTGATGATGAGGTCACGATCCGTCCCATCGCGGGCACCCGGCCCCGCGGTGCCACGCCCGACGAAGACCGCGCGCTGGAAGCCGACCTGATGGCCGACCAGAAAGAGCTGGCCGAACATCTCATGCTGCTCGATCTGGGACGTAACGACACCGGCAAGGTCTCCAAGATCGGCACCGTGCGCCCGACCGAAGAATTCATCGTCGAACGCTACAGCCACGTCATGCACATCGTCTCCAACGTGGTGGGGGAGTTGGCCGAGGATCAGGACGCGCTCTCGGCCTTCATGGCCGGAATGCCCGCAGGCACGGTCTCCGGCGCACCGAAGGTACGTGCGATGGAGATCATCGACGAGCTGGAGCCGGAGAAACGCGGCGTTTACGGCGGTGGCGTGGGCTATTTCAGCGCGGGCGGTGACATGGACATGTGTATCGCGTTGCGCACGGCGGTTTTGAAAGACGAGAAACTCTATATTCAGGCGGGCGGCGGCGTCGTCTACGACAGCGATCCGGAGGCCGAGTTCACCGAAACCGTCAACAAATCCCGCGCCATTCGCAAAGCCGCAGAAGACGCCAGCCTGTTCACCCGCGGCAATGCCTGA
- a CDS encoding divergent polysaccharide deacetylase family protein, whose amino-acid sequence MGGLSIGIFWGALVSAVGLVAVSLSNPLPPRGEIDGAEVSVAGEAGDAATPAEAPEQDVPETADVEVPEPSLDVAAEVTAEAAEGGVEEEAPPPPLAETSEEPSPGTATPATEVPLPSGSEFNRPPPEPEAALPAPDAAPAAIAPQAPALSGNEIAPRFDTSPAAQPSVVADAPTQIAAASGDATAPASPALAPAPVIAGGPTALTQPETSDAPRVRTSLLPQIAAEPDVPEEEAAANEGVEDVTGEEETLAIVDPEPEIVPLPTPVFPSIGDQALSEEETATGAPDLPADIGDAPSLSRPAEDVAALPTPAFPQTSGLPQVAIPMEREAEVEEPLPEEDPAPVDLGDLPAIQAFAAPFDGAGDRPLMAVVLIDEPESQIDIETLTRFTFPVAFAVDPLHPDGAARAAAYREAGFEVVILGAMVPDGATAVDTEVALMAALADLPEAVAVIDTPEGRIQGDRPVLDAMVGALADSGHGLVAFPRGLNAAEQSASRAGVPGATVFRYLDGEDERATVITRFLSRAAFAAAQEGTVVVVGRTRPDTVTALFSWALGGRSEAVALAPLSATLLRAASE is encoded by the coding sequence ATGGGCGGTCTGAGTATTGGGATATTCTGGGGGGCACTGGTGTCCGCCGTGGGGCTTGTGGCGGTGTCGTTGAGCAATCCGCTGCCACCGCGCGGAGAGATTGACGGGGCAGAGGTCTCGGTTGCCGGGGAGGCTGGCGACGCGGCGACACCGGCGGAGGCCCCTGAACAGGACGTGCCAGAGACGGCGGATGTTGAGGTGCCTGAACCATCGCTTGACGTGGCCGCCGAGGTCACCGCAGAAGCCGCCGAAGGCGGTGTGGAGGAGGAAGCACCGCCCCCCCCGCTTGCGGAAACGTCCGAAGAACCATCCCCGGGAACGGCAACGCCTGCCACGGAAGTTCCCTTGCCCTCTGGTTCGGAATTCAACCGTCCGCCGCCCGAGCCGGAGGCGGCATTGCCCGCCCCCGATGCGGCCCCTGCGGCCATCGCGCCGCAAGCGCCGGCCTTATCGGGAAATGAAATTGCGCCGCGGTTTGACACATCGCCCGCAGCACAGCCCTCGGTCGTGGCGGATGCGCCGACGCAGATCGCCGCCGCCTCGGGCGATGCGACCGCCCCCGCAAGCCCCGCGCTGGCCCCGGCCCCCGTGATCGCGGGCGGACCCACGGCGCTGACCCAGCCCGAGACCAGCGATGCGCCCCGGGTGCGCACGTCCTTGTTGCCGCAAATCGCCGCAGAGCCGGACGTCCCGGAGGAAGAGGCGGCTGCAAACGAGGGTGTGGAGGACGTGACCGGGGAGGAAGAGACCCTTGCCATCGTGGACCCTGAGCCGGAGATCGTGCCCCTGCCCACGCCAGTCTTTCCGTCCATCGGGGATCAGGCGCTGTCGGAGGAAGAGACCGCGACAGGCGCCCCCGACCTGCCTGCTGACATCGGTGATGCGCCCTCCCTGTCGCGCCCGGCAGAGGACGTGGCCGCGCTGCCGACACCAGCCTTTCCGCAAACGAGCGGTTTGCCCCAGGTCGCGATCCCGATGGAGCGGGAGGCGGAGGTTGAAGAACCGCTGCCCGAAGAAGATCCTGCGCCGGTGGATCTTGGCGATCTTCCAGCGATCCAGGCCTTTGCCGCGCCCTTTGACGGTGCCGGGGACCGGCCGTTGATGGCTGTGGTCCTGATTGATGAGCCGGAGAGCCAGATCGACATCGAGACACTGACGCGGTTTACCTTTCCGGTGGCCTTTGCGGTTGACCCGCTGCACCCCGACGGTGCTGCGCGCGCCGCGGCCTACCGGGAGGCCGGGTTTGAGGTGGTGATCCTGGGCGCGATGGTGCCGGACGGGGCGACGGCGGTGGATACGGAAGTCGCGCTGATGGCAGCACTGGCAGACCTGCCCGAGGCGGTCGCGGTGATCGACACGCCGGAAGGGCGGATCCAGGGAGACCGCCCGGTTCTGGACGCCATGGTTGGCGCGCTGGCGGACAGTGGCCATGGGTTGGTGGCCTTTCCCCGGGGGCTGAATGCAGCGGAGCAATCGGCATCGCGTGCGGGTGTGCCGGGGGCGACGGTGTTCCGCTACCTGGATGGCGAGGACGAGCGCGCGACGGTGATCACACGCTTCCTGTCGCGCGCGGCCTTCGCGGCGGCGCAGGAGGGCACAGTGGTCGTGGTGGGTCGCACCCGGCCCGATACGGTGACCGCGCTGTTTTCCTGGGCGCTTGGGGGCCGGTCTGAGGCCGTGGCCCTGGCGCCGTTATCGGCAACGCTGCTGCGGGCGGCATCCGAGTAG
- the ilvN gene encoding acetolactate synthase small subunit: MALKIEKGSTSHSAYDLRSHLSDVIETHTLAILVENEPGVLARVIGLFAGRGYNIESLTVAEVDHQGARSRITIVTSGTPQIINQIKMQLERMVPVHEVADLTVDGPFISRELSLIKVVAKGEHRVEALRIAEIFRANVVDSTLESFVFEITGTPEKIDAFCDLMRPLGEVTLARTGVAAIARGV; the protein is encoded by the coding sequence TTGGCCCTCAAAATCGAAAAAGGCTCCACCAGCCATTCCGCCTATGACCTGCGCTCGCATCTGTCCGATGTGATCGAGACCCACACGCTTGCTATCCTTGTGGAGAATGAGCCGGGCGTGCTCGCCCGTGTCATCGGGCTCTTTGCGGGTCGGGGCTATAACATCGAAAGCCTGACGGTGGCGGAGGTTGATCATCAGGGCGCGCGGTCGCGCATCACCATCGTCACGTCGGGCACGCCTCAGATCATCAACCAGATCAAGATGCAGCTGGAGCGGATGGTGCCCGTCCATGAGGTCGCCGACCTGACCGTTGACGGCCCCTTCATCAGCCGGGAGCTGTCCCTGATCAAGGTCGTTGCCAAGGGCGAACATCGGGTGGAAGCGCTGCGCATTGCCGAAATCTTCCGCGCCAATGTCGTGGACAGCACGCTGGAAAGCTTTGTTTTCGAGATCACCGGCACGCCCGAGAAGATCGACGCCTTCTGCGACCTGATGCGACCTTTGGGGGAGGTGACGCTGGCGCGCACCGGCGTGGCCGCCATCGCGCGCGGCGTCTGA
- the ssb gene encoding single-stranded DNA-binding protein, translating to MAGSVNKVILVGNLGRDPEVRSFQNGGKVCNLRIATSETWKDKNTGERREKTEWHSVAIFQEGLVRVAEQYLRKGSTVYIEGKLQTRKWQDQSGQDRYSTEVVLQGYDGVMTMIGGRGDGGGGGGGYGGGGGGGYDDRGSSGGGFGGDDRGGSGGGSGGGYGGGGGSSDLDDEIPF from the coding sequence ATGGCCGGGTCCGTCAATAAAGTCATCTTAGTCGGCAATCTGGGGCGCGACCCCGAGGTGCGCAGTTTCCAGAATGGCGGCAAGGTCTGCAATCTGCGCATCGCCACGTCGGAAACCTGGAAAGACAAGAACACCGGGGAGCGGCGTGAGAAGACCGAATGGCACTCCGTCGCGATCTTCCAGGAGGGGCTTGTCCGTGTGGCCGAGCAATACCTGCGCAAAGGCTCCACCGTGTATATCGAAGGCAAGCTGCAAACGCGCAAATGGCAAGACCAGTCTGGCCAGGATCGCTATTCCACCGAAGTGGTGCTGCAGGGCTATGACGGTGTCATGACCATGATCGGCGGGCGCGGTGACGGCGGCGGAGGGGGCGGCGGCTATGGTGGGGGCGGTGGCGGCGGTTATGATGACCGTGGCAGCTCGGGCGGTGGCTTTGGCGGCGATGATCGCGGCGGCTCGGGCGGCGGCAGTGGCGGCGGCTACGGCGGTGGTGGCGGCAGCTCGGACCTGGACGACGAAATCCCGTTCTAA
- a CDS encoding lytic transglycosylase domain-containing protein produces MSRFRLSLAAVCGVLFALPATAQSGLDRLDRAMGVLDGRAATQYEFSDRLRPTSEAERGLPEFEGGYDGPFLEVARSAARRHGVPEDLFLRLVQQESGWNTGALSSAGAIGLAQLMPDTATLLGVDPADPVANLDGGARYLAQQFRRFGNWRLALAAYNAGPEAVVRHDGVPPFAETQHYVRVILGTRS; encoded by the coding sequence ATGTCGCGTTTTCGTCTGTCCCTTGCCGCCGTTTGCGGCGTCCTGTTCGCTCTGCCTGCCACAGCCCAAAGCGGGTTGGACCGGCTGGACCGGGCGATGGGCGTGCTCGATGGACGCGCGGCCACGCAATACGAATTCTCCGATCGCTTGCGCCCGACCTCTGAAGCAGAGCGGGGTCTGCCGGAATTTGAGGGCGGGTATGACGGGCCGTTTCTGGAGGTTGCCCGTTCTGCGGCGCGCCGCCACGGCGTGCCGGAGGATTTGTTCCTGCGTCTTGTCCAGCAGGAATCGGGCTGGAACACGGGCGCACTCAGCAGCGCGGGCGCGATTGGTCTGGCGCAACTGATGCCCGACACCGCGACGCTTCTGGGCGTGGATCCGGCCGACCCGGTGGCCAACCTCGATGGCGGTGCGCGGTATCTTGCGCAGCAATTCCGCCGTTTCGGAAACTGGCGTCTGGCGCTGGCCGCGTATAATGCGGGCCCGGAGGCCGTCGTGCGCCATGACGGTGTGCCGCCCTTTGCCGAGACCCAGCATTATGTCCGCGTGATCCTTGGCACCCGAAGCTGA
- a CDS encoding RNA polymerase sigma factor, translating to MSLQSSPAPQLPLEEDASGALPHTRIFTALLTDLRRSARRLARTGDDADDLVQDTLLRVWSRMAMSFEGGTDATPIDDLRAYAFATLRHRAFRRGSIATPADVEPEDIVAPRGSDGVTRLACAEALEALAALSEDQQVLLKLRAMDGLSYAEIAEKTGLPMGTVTSRLARGRAAMREALDLPPGAPVTDLLGGE from the coding sequence ATGTCCCTTCAATCTAGCCCCGCCCCGCAGCTGCCCCTGGAAGAAGACGCCTCCGGCGCCCTGCCCCACACGCGTATCTTTACCGCACTTCTGACCGATCTGCGACGCTCTGCCCGGCGGCTGGCACGCACAGGCGATGACGCCGATGATCTGGTCCAGGACACGCTTTTGCGGGTCTGGTCCCGCATGGCGATGTCGTTTGAAGGGGGCACCGATGCGACCCCCATCGACGATCTGCGCGCCTATGCCTTCGCCACGCTGCGCCACCGCGCGTTCCGGCGCGGGTCAATCGCCACACCCGCAGATGTGGAGCCTGAGGACATCGTCGCGCCCCGCGGATCAGACGGCGTCACGCGGTTGGCCTGCGCCGAAGCCTTGGAGGCGCTCGCTGCCCTGTCCGAGGATCAGCAGGTGCTGCTCAAACTGCGCGCCATGGATGGCCTCAGCTACGCGGAGATCGCCGAGAAGACGGGCCTGCCGATGGGCACCGTCACGTCCCGGCTGGCGCGGGGCCGCGCGGCCATGCGGGAGGCATTGGACCTGCCGCCCGGCGCGCCGGTGACGGACCTTCTTGGGGGAGAATGA